TTTAGCGCCTTACGTGGATGCGGATCCGATTAAAATGGAAAACAAAGCCCAAGAGATGGAGATGGACATGTTGAAGCAAGCGCGTTTTTTTCTCAACGGATTTGAGCCGATCGTATCATACTTCCTGTCTGTTGACATGGAAATTAGAAACCTCAGAAAAATATTCATATCCAAAAAAAGCAAGATTTCTCTCGACACGTTCGGAACGGTTTTCACGGAGGTCGCCTGATGGAAGGGAAAATGGCTATTATTGGGAGAGAGGATCAGATCCTCCCCTTCTCCGCGATAGGCATAGAGATATTCCCGGTTGAGAAAGCCGAACAAGCGAATAAACTTTTGCTGTCTCTCGCGGAAAAAAAATACGCCCTCGTAATGATAACCGAAGATTTCGCTCTCGATGTCTTGAGCACGAGGATGAAATTCGCCTCGGAGGCGATTCCGGCTATTATCGCTGTTCCGGGTTCAGAAGGCGTTACAGGATCCACTCTTCATCAGCTCAGGGAGACTTTAAAACACGCTGTGGGAGCCGATATATTATCTGAAAAATAAAGGAGAATTACAGGTGAAACAAGGTGTCGTAATTAAGGTCGCAGGACCTCTCGTCATCGCGGAAAAGATGCAGGATTCAAAGATGTACGACGTTGTAAAAGTTGGAGAATTGGGTCTGATGGGCGAAATTATCGAGATCAAAAATGACAGGGCATCGATTCAGGTCTACGAAGACACCGCTGGCCTTGGGGTCGGGGAACCTGTCCACCTCACAGGCAATCCTTTATCCGTTGAACTCGGACCTGGGCTGATAAAGACAATTTACGACGGAACCCAGAGGCCCCTTGACAGAATAAGGAAAATAACCGGAAACATGATCACCAGAGGAATTGACGTCCCAGCTCTCGACAGGGAGAAAAAATGGACTTTTGCCCCAAAGGCGAAAGAGGGAGAAGAGGTCAGCGAAGGCGATGTGTTAGGAGAAGTCGAGGAAACTGTTTTAGTGGTTCACAAAATCATGGTACCTCCCGGAATAAATGGAAAGCTTATAACTCTGAAAAAGGGCGATTTCACGATAGAAGAGGCGATCGCCGTCATACAGACCGAAGATGGAGAAAGAGAAATTTCTATGATGCAGAAATGGCCGGTCAGAATACCAAGGCCTTACAAAAGACAAATACTTCCCACCGAACCTCTTCTGACTGGACAGAGAGTAATCGACGCGCTTTTTCCGGTTGCCAAAGGCGGCACCGCCTGCATACCGGGTCCATTCGGCTCCGGCAAGACCGTCATTCAGCACCAGTTGGCTAAATGGTCGGACGCGGACATCGTAGTCTATATCGGATGCGGCGAAAGAGGCAACGAAATGACCGACGTCCTTCTCGAATTTCCGGAACTCAAAGATCCTCGATCGGGAGAACCCCTCATGTTTAGAACTGTTCTGATCGCCAATACTTCAAATATGCCTGTCGCCGCTAGAGAAGCCTCCGTTTACACGGGAATAACAATCGCCGAATATTTCAGGGACATGGGATATTCCGTAGCTCTAATGGCAGACTCGACTTCGAGATGGGCTGAGGCGATGAGGGAAATATCCGGAAGGCTCGAAGAGATGCCTGGCGACGAAGGATACCCCGCTTACCTTTCGGCGAAAGTGGCTTCTTTCTATGAAAGAGCCGGAAAAACTGTCTGCCTGGGCAAAGACGAACGTGTAGGCGCGTTGACAGTCATCGGAGCAGTTTCGCCTCCCGGAGGAGACCTTTCGGATCCTGTGGTTCAGGCTACTTTGAGGGTCGTGAAAGTTTTTTGGTCGCTCGAAGACAAACTCGCTTTTCAAAGGCACTTTCCCGCAATATCGTGGCTGAGGTCCTATTCTTTATACAACAGAGGGCTTGAAAGTTATTTCGACGAAAAAGTCAGCGAGGATTTCACTTGGCTTAAAAAAGAAACGGTGAAAATTCTCGAAGAAGAAGCGGAGCTCGAAGAAATCGTCAGATTGGTTGGCCTTGAATCGCTATCGGCTCCCGACAGGCTGACGATGGAAATCGCCAGGTCAATACGCCAGGATTTTCTTTACCAGAACGCTTTCCACGAAACAGACACTTACTCTTCAATAGAAAAACAAAGGATCCTACTATCTGTCATACTCTATCTGTACGAAAAGTCTAAATGGGCGCTGGAAAGGAATGTTTCCATCGAAAAGCTCATGAATATTGGAGCGCTTGAAAAAATTTCCAGGGCGAGATACCTCAGGGAGAGTGAAATTGGAAAAATTGAAGAAATCAAAGGGGAAATTGACAGAGAAATCGAAAATCTCTACGAATCGTCTTCATCCGGAGGTGGAAATTGAAAACGAGAACCGAATACAGGACAATAACTTCCCTCTCCGGTCCATTGGCCCTCGTCGAGGGTGTTCATGAGGTGAAATACGAAGAACTCGTCGAGTTCAAACTCGGCAACGGGGAATTGAGAAAAGGAAAGGTTCTCGAAGTCTTTATGGATAAGGCCTTGATTCAGGTTTTCGAGGGAACCTCGGGACTCGACACTGGAAGCACGAGCGCTTCTTTTAAAGGAAGAGGAATAGAACTGCCTCTATCCCCCGATATACAGGGCAGAGTTTTCGACGGGCTGGGAAACCCGAAAGACGGAGGACCTGAGATAATTCCTTCGCTTAGAAGGGATATAAACGGCGCCCCTATTAACCCTTTCGCGAGAGATTATCCGAACGAATTCATTCAGACTGGAATCTCGACTATTGACGGATTGAACACTCTCGTCAGAGGTCAGAAATTGCCGATTTTCTCCGGCAGTGGACTTCCTCACAACGAAATGGCAGCCCAAATAGCGAGACAGGCGAGCGTTCTCGGTAAAGGAGAAGAATTCGCAGTGGTTTTCGCGGCAATGGGAATAACATACGAAGAATCTGAATTTTTCATTCAAGACTTCAGACGGACAGGCGCCATAGACAGAGCAGTTCTCTTCATGAACCTCGCGGACGACCCCGCTGTCGAGAGGATAGCGACGCCGAGAAGCGCTCTGACAGCGGCGGAATACCTCGCTTTCGACCTCGAAAAACATGTTCTCGTGATAATGACGGACATGACAAATTACTGCGAGGCTTTAAGAGAAGTCTCAGCCGCAAGAAAGGAAATCCCCGGGAGGCGAGGCTATCCGGGTTATCTCTACACCGACCTCGCCACGATATACGAAAGGGCTGGAAGGATAAAGGAGTCTAAAGGGTCTATAACGATGATCCCGATTTTGACTATGCCAGAGGACGACAAGACACATCCCATCCCCGACCTGACCGGTTACATTACCGAAGGACAGATGATATTGAACAGGTCGCTCTACAGAAAAGGCGTCAACCCGCCCATAGACGCTCAGCAGTCTCTTTCGAGGCTCAAAGACAAGGGAATCGGAAAAGGAAAGACGAGAGAAGACCATGCCGACCTTTTCAACCAGCTCTACGCCGCTTACACCAGAGGAAAAGACGCCGCTGAACTCGCCGTGATCCTCGGAGAAGCCGCTCTTTCGGACCTCGACAGAAAATACCTGAGATTCGCCCAGCAGTTCGAAGATAAATACATATCACAGAACTTCGACGACAACAGGACAATAGAATATACCCTCAACCTCGGGTGGGAACTGCTGTCAGTTTTTCCGAAGATAGAACTCAGAAGGGTCAGGGAAGAATACATCGAAAAATATTTTAAACCTTCTGAACAATCGGAGAACTAAAATTGAAACTTGAAGTCAACCCGACGAGACAAGAGCTTCTCAAGCTAAGACGCAGGATAGTGATAGCGAAAAGAGGGCACAAACTGCTAAAAGACAAACAGGACGAGCTCATGAGAAAACTTCTCTCGATGATAGAAGACGTGAAAAGCCTCAGGATAAAAGTTGAAAAACACCTTGCCCAAGCGATGGCTGAATTCGCTGTCGCTAGAGCTGTTACGGAACCTGGATTTGTTGAAGAAGCTCTGATGCTGCCGAAGAAAAGAGTTTCCATCGAAGTCGGAAGACACCAGATCATGAACCTGAAAGTTCCGACCTTCAAGCGGAAAGTGGCAGGCGAGATCATATGTTACGGTTTCGCGCAGACTACGGTGGAACTTGACAGGTCTCTCGAAGCTCTCGATAAGGTTACGGAAGAACTGCTTTCTTTAGCCGAAAAGGAAAAAACCGTGTCTATGTTAGCCGACGAAGTGGCAAGGACGAGAAGAAGGGTCAACACGCTCGAATACGTTCTAATTCCTAATCTCGAAGAGACTATAAGCTACATAAGGCAGAAACTTTCCGAAATGGAACGCTCCAACCTCTCGAGGCTGATGAAGGTCAAGGATATTATCAGGGATAGATAATTTTTTCTGTTTAGAATCTCAATAACAGATATCTTTTCTGCTTTTTAGCAACATTTTTATTCTTTTCTTTATCCAAAATAATTTAAATTCATTTTATTCTCATGAATATTTTGTTTTTTGTATTCTTGGTATTTCGTATTTTTTGATAAATATTCTAAAATTGTCTTTTGCGACATATTGCTGTTAAATTTTCACAAAACTTTCTACATTTTTCGCCATGTGTTTTTCTTATTTTTTATTCTTTAATTTGGATTTTAATGAGAGTAAAATTTAATGAAAGAATAAAAGGGGTGTATAAATCTATTTATTTTGTGCACTCAGAAATAAAGATTTATTTGTTTATAATAATACCGATAATATTATTGTTAGGTAATTGAATAGAATGTTAAAACCAAAAAATATTTCAAAGACAACACAAAAAGTATTACCAATTGATGAGTGCTTAGCAAAAACCGTAAAACAAGCGAATGGTTCTGTTATCAAAGGTGTTTCTGTATCAATTCATTGCCAGATTGTAGGTCATATTGCTCGAGAACTTATTAATCGTCAGCCGCAATGGCTACGTGATACTTTATTCCCAAAGGGAAGCGAGTTAGTTGCTGCTGCCCATGATATTGGTAAAATCAGCCCTCATTTTCAGGAAAAAATTTACTCTGCTGTAGGAGATCTAATTGGAGTCGGCAAAGCTGAGTTGGATAATACACTCGGCGGACATGCTGCAATCAGTCAGGCATGTATCCAGGATATCGATAAAAAATTCATCTCCCAAATTCTTGGACGACATCACGGAACGTCACCAAATAGTATAGGTTGCTCTACTGATGAAATTTACGGTGGAATAGAATGGCAAAAAAGCAGGATGAACCTTCTTGATGATCTTAAAACGATTTTTGATTGCGATTGGCCTATTGTGCGTGATGAAAATCAAGCTAATGCGATTTCGGGGCTTGTATGTGTAGCAGACTGGATTGGCTCCTGTTCTCTTTTTGATGGTTTCCAACCAAATGAAAAAATTGATAAGATTTCATATTATAACCTAATCAGTAAAGCAGTGGACAATGCAGGTTTTGTTGGTTTTAAAGTGCGTCAGAATTTAAGTTTTACAGATATTTTTCCTTTTACTAAGAGTCCCCGCGAAGCACAGACAAAACTCATCCAGGCAGTTGAAAGTCGAGGTGTTTATATCCTTGAGGCTCCTATGGGTATTGGTAAAACCGAAGCAGCATTGTATGCCACCTATAAAGCTCTTTCACAAGGCGCTACCACAGGTATCTATTTTGCGCTTCCTACCCAACTTACTTCCGATAAAATTTACGACCGAATGAATAATTTTCTTGAAAAGGTACTTACAGAGGATTGTAAATTTAGGTCTTTGCTACTCCATAGTTCTGCATGGCTACGGGATACGGAACTTGGCGAAGAGGGAATGCCGGGCAAGGGCTGGTTCAACAGCAGCAAGCGTGGCTTACTTGCACCCTTTGCCGTAGGAACGATTGACCAGGCTTTGATGGGCGTGATGAATGTTAAGCATGGGTTTGTGCGAACTTTTGGCTTGGCTGGAAAAGTCGTGATACTTGACGAAGTGCATAGCTATGACTGTTATACAGGCACTATTATGGACAAGTTAGTCCAGGTGCTACAGGCACTTCAATGCACGGTTATAATCCTGAGCGCCACACTTACAGCGGAAAGACGTGCAGACTTGCTTGGTCAAAAGAGTAATGAAACATCTTATCCCTTGGTATCTGCTTTACCAAAGAAAAGCGCCTCTTTTTATTTACCCGTGAAACATATAGATTCTGCCACCGTATCTGTATGTGTGAAAAACGATTTCAAGGAAGCTCTTGAAGAAGCGATAATCCGCGCTGAACGCGGTGAGCAAGTTTTATGGATCGAAAACATCGTTGCAGAATCACAAGACCGTTTTAAGATAATTGCAGCGCGAGCTCAGGAATGTGTGGTGAAAATCGAATGCGGTTTACTTCATTCCCGATTTCTTCGCACAGACCGGAAGCGCAATGAAGAAAAATGGGTTAACACCTTTGGCAAAGATGGTTATGATAAACGTAGAGAATGTGGACGAATATTGGTCGGAACGCAGGTGCTGGAACAATCACTTGACATCGATGCGGACTTCCTGATTACGCGCATTTGCCCGACCGATATGCTCTTTCAACGCATCGGCCGTCTGTGGCGACATCGGGAAGCTGACGAACTGCGCCCCAACACAGCAAAACGCGAAGTGTGGATATTGGCTCCTTCCCTTAAAGACAACTATAATAATTTAAACATATGGGGTAAGAGCGAAAAAGTATATATGCCATACATACTATATCGTAGTCTCGATGTTTGGCAAAAAAAACAACAAGTTTCGTTGCCAAAAGATATTCGGCCCATGCTTGAAGCTACCTATGCTGAGCAACAAGAATTTGGCATTCTTAACAAATGCAAGGCTGACGTCGAAGCCAATCGGGTGAAACTCGCAGGACTGGCACGCATTGGACTTTCTACCGCTGGCCAAACACTACCGGAAAGCAAGGCTTCCACGCGATACAGTGAGACGGAAAGTTGCGAAGTATTGCTTATTCGAAAAAAATATTCCAATGAAACAGGAATAACACTTGTTTTGTTGAATGGCAAGAAATTACTTTTGCCTCAAAATGTTAAACGTAAAGACCACCGGGAATGGCGAAGTCTTGCTGCAGAGCTGCAGCAAAACGTAGTGCTAGTGCCTGCGCATCTTGCACCGTCTACTTCACCGCATCAGATTCAATGGCTTAAAGATTTTGTTTATCTGGGAGACAGAGATGAAAGCCCTTTTCGCGTGGCGATTGTAAGAGAGGACGGGACTCTTTGTGGAATAGATCAAGGGATTGCATTACAGAGCTACGAGTTAACATATTCTGAAATCTACGGTTACGGTGCTCGAAAAAATAATAATAATGATACACCAAATGATTTATGGTGAGACTGAAGGAGTATTATAATGTCAGAAAAAATTGATAATAAATTTAATCTGGTGGACGAGAAATGGATACCCATCGCGAACTATGGTTTGGTTAGTCTAGCAGATGTTTTTTCGCAATCTCACTTTATTGCCTTAGGTGGCAATCCGATCCAGAAAATTGCTCTTACTAAATTACTGTTAGCGATAGCTCAGGCTGCTTATACCCCGGAGGATGATGAGGATTGGATACATATAGGCACACAGGGAATGGCTGAGAAGGCATTGTCTTATTTAAAAAAGAAAAAAGATTGCTTCTGGCTATATGGGGTGAAGCCTTTTTTGCAGATGCCTTCAATCGTGAAGGCTACCAAACAATCATATGGCGCTGTTTCCGCCAGTGTTGCCACAGGCAATACGACTGTGTTGGTGCAATCGCAGATCGAACAGAATTTGACAGATGCCGAGAAAGCCATACTCATTGTTGAGTTATGCAATTTTGCTTTAGGCGGTAAAAAAACAGACAATTCAATTGTCTTGAGTCCAGGCTATACAGAGAAGAGCAATGAAAAAGGGAAGTCGAGTGCTGGAAAACCTGGTCCTGCTCTGGGTTTTATGGGCTTCCTTCACAACTTTCTTATTGGCGAATCAATCCTGGAATCACTATGGTTTAACCTTATACCAAAAAATCAGATTATTTCTGCGCCTCATTTGACAAAGGGCATAGGTATAGCGCCTTGGGAGGGAATGCCACAGGGTGAGGACTGTGAAAAAGCCAAGGAATTGAAAACAACCTACCTTGGTCGACTTGTGCCTCTTTGCAGATTTGTTCTTTTAGCTAATGATGGTCTACACTATAGTGAAGGCATTTTTTATCCCGGATATGCTCAAGGTGGTTTTGACTTGAGTACCGGCGTTGATTTTTCCACAGCAAAGGCACGGGTACTCTGGGTTGATACAGAAAAAAGGCCATGGCGGCAGTTGACATCACTTCTGGCGTTTCTCGCGAATGAAAAAAAAGGTTCTTTTGACTGTTATCAGTTGCGTTTCGGGTTATCACGTGTAAGAAATACGCAATGTAAATTGGGCATCTGGTCCGGCGGATTGTGTGTTAGCAGCAATGCAGGCGAACAATATGCTTCAGGGACAGATGACTTCGTAGAATCAGAGTTTTTTCTTGAAACGGCGTGGTTGGGCGAATCGTGGTTTTTACAACTAAAGTCAGAAATGGCCATTATCGAATCGCTAGCTAAAAATGTGTATGGTTCCACAATGGGTTTTTACAAACATCAGTTTGCTGAGGGCAAAGATCAAGCCACACAAGCTGCAAATCTCTTCTGGCAACTTGCAGAACAACATTTTCAAGAACTTATCAATGCCTGTGGGTCAGATACGGCTGAATCATTGCGTCCCAAATATGCACAAATTGCTCTGAAAGCCTACGACACCTATTGCCCAAAAAACACAGCACGGCAACTCGATGCTTGGGCCGCCAACCGTCCACAATTGGGAAAATATTTTTCAAAAGTAACATCTTAATAATTCACCAATTCTGAAGAAAGGAGAATGATGTTAATCGAAAATAATTCCAATAAGAACAGTAGAAGCGCAGCATTTGTGGCGTACGTCATTAAGAGATTGAAAAAGGATAATGCGTTTGGGGCGGCACTAAGACGAGCGGATAATCCGGACACCGAGATACAGGGTTGGGAGTATCTGGTGTCATGGTGTGATTTGGATAACACTATTGAACGCACTTGTTTTGCAACAGTAGCAGCAGGACTTGCACGTGCAAAGCAAAGCATAGATACACCGTCCAGCATTGGCTCTGCAATTGCAAGAAGCTATAAAGATGGCAACCAGGATGATTCTGCCAAACGTAAACTACGCCACTTGTTGGCCTGTAACACGGGTGTGGAAGCCTGCCATTGGGTGCGACCTTTACTGCGTCTGGCTGAATCGCGAGGAGTCCGTATTAATTTCGGACTACTGCTCAACGATCTGCTGTACTTTAGTCCCAAGGTCAAAGAGCGCTGGGCTATGGATTTCTATGGACGAAAGGAGGACAAGGATGATAGCCTCGATGCTTAAGTTAAACCGTTCGGACTGTAAAGCGCTCAATATAACCGATCCATACTCCATTCATCGGGTTGTCTATGAGCTGTTTCCCGGCGAAACACGGAACTTCCTTTTTGCAGATAAAGGCGGTGATTTTAACACACGGCAAATTTTAATTCTTTCAGAACATAACCCGAAAGCGCCGCAATTTGGTGAGATCGAATCCAAACCGATACCCAACAACTTTTTAGAATATGACCACTATGGATTTGAAGTGATGCTCAATCCGACCAAACGTGATAAACAAACCGGGAAAACTGTCGCAATTCGCGGGTGCGAAAATCTTATTCGTTGGTTTTTAAATAAGGCTCTTATTCTGGGCTTTGAAATTATGGCGAATAGCCTTGAAATTCGTAATTCCGGAGTCCAAATTTTTGACCTTGGTAACGATAAAATTGTCACTCATAATAGAGTAACTTTTGTTGGAAAACTGAAGGTGACGGACCGCATCAAGTTTCAGAACAGTTTTGTTAAAGGAATCGGTCGAGCCAAGGGATTCGGCTTTGGCCTTTTTCAAATCATTCCCTTGGATACAAATTTACCTATATATTCTCAGCAAGGAGATTAAAATGAACCAGCAAAATAATCCATTCTGTTGTCAACGTATAGAATTTCACATTCTTCAATCTTTTCCCATTACTTGTCTCAATCGTGATGATGTTGGAGCACCCAAAACAGCTGTAGTTGGTGGTACTCAACGCGCGCGTGTAAGCAGTCAATGCTGGAAAAGACAAGTTCGGTTGGCTCTTCATGAAATGGGACTACCTCAAGGAACCAGAACAAAGCTCATTGCCAATCTGATTGCTGCTGGATGTAAAGAGCAAAGAGCCACCGAAGAACAAGCCGAAAAATGTGGTCAAAAAATTGAGCGTATATTTATAAAAAAACCAGAAACTAAAGGCAAAAATAAAAAAGCCGTAGCTGAAGAAGAAACTGAACCTGAAGCCTCTTTGGAACAAACAGATACCCTTCTTTTTCTAAGTCCAACAGAGGTCAGGAAGATAGTCAACGCTTTCAAAGATAAAGGATTTGATCCTGATAAGATAATCACCCAAAAGGATGCTAAAAAGCAGGCTAAAGAATTAGCAGACTTAATTGGTAAAACAAAACTTGATTATGAAACAGACGGGATTGATATTGCTCTCTTCGGCAGGATGGTCGCACAAGCTGCAACCATGAATGTAGAAGCTGCTTCTTCTTTTGCACACGCCATTTCAACCCACCGCGTCAGTAATGAAGTGGAATTTTTTACGGCTCTTGACGATAACAAAGAAGAACAGGGCTCCGCGCACATGGGTAGCCTTGAATTTAACTCGGCAACTTATTATCGCTATGTCAGCCTGGACTTGGGACAGCTATGGACAAATCTTGCAGGCAGCAATATGATCAAAGCTGTCGAGGCTTTTACCAAAGCACTTTTTATAGCAATTCCCGCAGCAAGGCAGACTACCATGTCCGGAGCCTCACCCTGGGATTTTGCTCGCATTATTGTTCGCACAGGACAACGCTTACAAGTGCCGTTTGAAAAAGCTGTTCGAACTGAAAACGGCAGTATACTTGAGCCCAGCATAGCTGCACTTACGACATATTTGGATAAACAAAAACAGTTATGGGGTTCAATGTTCGGTGAACTGGGTATGATTGAATACGGTGGAGATAATGGCATTGACGATGTTGTATTTTATCTTAAAAAAATTATTGCCAAGGCGTCATGATGGGTAAAAAATATATACTTTTATGGATTGAAGCTCCATTACAGGCATGGGGAGCAGATTCAAAGTTTGGGCGTAGAGACACACTGCCATTCCCAACAAAGTCGGGTGTTTTAGGTTTGGTGCTTTGTGCAATGGGTGCATCTGGTCCGCAAAATGATTTACTTGCTAAATTATGTTCTAGAGAACTCCAAATTATTTCTTATGTTCGTTCAAAACCCGGTAAAAATGGCCAAGCCCGTGTTAAAGTAGATAAAGAACCATTGTTGCGTGATTTTCATATGGTTGGAAGCGGCTACGATGATAAAGACATTTGGCAGACTTTATTAATACCGATGAAATGGGATGCCATCAAAAAGAAGGCTAACAAATCTAAAAACGCCGATGGGACAAGAGGCGGGGTAAAGATGACCTATCGTTACTATCTACAGGATGCATGCTTTGCGGTATTACTGGAATTGCCAGCAGACATGAACGATTCCATTAGTGACGCTCTTCAAAATCCCGTTTATGATCTCTATTTTGGTCGTAAAAATTGCGTGCCTGCCGAGAAAATCTTTCAGGGATCTTTTGAAAGCATAGCAGAGGCATGGCAAAAAGCGGGGATATTGGCGCAGAATAAACAATTATTGGAAGACTTTCGCGTCCTAGATGGTGAGTATGATGGAGATATAATGACACTCAATGATGTACCCGTTCAGTTTGGCGAAATAAAAAAATACCGTGATCGTCGCGTTACAGTAGTATCATCATGAGTCGTCTATTGGTAAAAGTAACGAGAGATACTCTGCCGCAAGTTAAAGACAGATACCCGTTTCTGTATTTGGAAAGGGGACGTCTTGAGGTAGATGATAGTAGCGTAAAGTGGATTGACTGCGACAATAACGTGGTCCGCCTTCCTATTGCAACGATTGGCACTCTGCTTCTAGGGCCCGGAACAACATTGACCCATGAATCTGTTAAAGTGTTGGCTGCTGCAAATTGCGGGGTTTGTTGGGTGGGGGAGGATAGTTTGATTTTTTATGCCGTCGGGCAAACTCCAACAGCAGATTCACGAAATTTTCGACGGCAGATGGAATTATCCTGCGATAAAGTAAAAGCGGTTGAAGTTGCTAGACGTATGTTTTTAAAGCGTTTCCCTGTCGTGGAGCTTGAAGGTAAAACACTAAAAGAAATGATGGGCATGGAAGGTTATCGTGTACGACAGCTTTATGAGAATTTGGCGAAAAAATATGGGGTTGGCTGGTGGGGTAGATCATTCCAACCTGGAAACTTTGCGATGTCGGATATGACAAATAAAATTCTTACTTCAGCAAACGCGTTTCTTTATGGAATACTCATTTCAAGTATCTATGCCTTGGGCTATTCACCCCAT
The nucleotide sequence above comes from candidate division WOR-3 bacterium. Encoded proteins:
- a CDS encoding V-type ATP synthase subunit F (produces ATP from ADP in the presence of a proton gradient across the membrane; the F subunit is part of the catalytic core of the ATP synthase complex), with amino-acid sequence MEGKMAIIGREDQILPFSAIGIEIFPVEKAEQANKLLLSLAEKKYALVMITEDFALDVLSTRMKFASEAIPAIIAVPGSEGVTGSTLHQLRETLKHAVGADILSEK
- a CDS encoding V-type ATP synthase subunit A → MKQGVVIKVAGPLVIAEKMQDSKMYDVVKVGELGLMGEIIEIKNDRASIQVYEDTAGLGVGEPVHLTGNPLSVELGPGLIKTIYDGTQRPLDRIRKITGNMITRGIDVPALDREKKWTFAPKAKEGEEVSEGDVLGEVEETVLVVHKIMVPPGINGKLITLKKGDFTIEEAIAVIQTEDGEREISMMQKWPVRIPRPYKRQILPTEPLLTGQRVIDALFPVAKGGTACIPGPFGSGKTVIQHQLAKWSDADIVVYIGCGERGNEMTDVLLEFPELKDPRSGEPLMFRTVLIANTSNMPVAAREASVYTGITIAEYFRDMGYSVALMADSTSRWAEAMREISGRLEEMPGDEGYPAYLSAKVASFYERAGKTVCLGKDERVGALTVIGAVSPPGGDLSDPVVQATLRVVKVFWSLEDKLAFQRHFPAISWLRSYSLYNRGLESYFDEKVSEDFTWLKKETVKILEEEAELEEIVRLVGLESLSAPDRLTMEIARSIRQDFLYQNAFHETDTYSSIEKQRILLSVILYLYEKSKWALERNVSIEKLMNIGALEKISRARYLRESEIGKIEEIKGEIDREIENLYESSSSGGGN
- a CDS encoding V-type ATP synthase subunit B, with product MKTRTEYRTITSLSGPLALVEGVHEVKYEELVEFKLGNGELRKGKVLEVFMDKALIQVFEGTSGLDTGSTSASFKGRGIELPLSPDIQGRVFDGLGNPKDGGPEIIPSLRRDINGAPINPFARDYPNEFIQTGISTIDGLNTLVRGQKLPIFSGSGLPHNEMAAQIARQASVLGKGEEFAVVFAAMGITYEESEFFIQDFRRTGAIDRAVLFMNLADDPAVERIATPRSALTAAEYLAFDLEKHVLVIMTDMTNYCEALREVSAARKEIPGRRGYPGYLYTDLATIYERAGRIKESKGSITMIPILTMPEDDKTHPIPDLTGYITEGQMILNRSLYRKGVNPPIDAQQSLSRLKDKGIGKGKTREDHADLFNQLYAAYTRGKDAAELAVILGEAALSDLDRKYLRFAQQFEDKYISQNFDDNRTIEYTLNLGWELLSVFPKIELRRVREEYIEKYFKPSEQSEN
- a CDS encoding V-type ATP synthase subunit D; protein product: MKLEVNPTRQELLKLRRRIVIAKRGHKLLKDKQDELMRKLLSMIEDVKSLRIKVEKHLAQAMAEFAVARAVTEPGFVEEALMLPKKRVSIEVGRHQIMNLKVPTFKRKVAGEIICYGFAQTTVELDRSLEALDKVTEELLSLAEKEKTVSMLADEVARTRRRVNTLEYVLIPNLEETISYIRQKLSEMERSNLSRLMKVKDIIRDR
- the cas3 gene encoding CRISPR-associated helicase Cas3' yields the protein MLKPKNISKTTQKVLPIDECLAKTVKQANGSVIKGVSVSIHCQIVGHIARELINRQPQWLRDTLFPKGSELVAAAHDIGKISPHFQEKIYSAVGDLIGVGKAELDNTLGGHAAISQACIQDIDKKFISQILGRHHGTSPNSIGCSTDEIYGGIEWQKSRMNLLDDLKTIFDCDWPIVRDENQANAISGLVCVADWIGSCSLFDGFQPNEKIDKISYYNLISKAVDNAGFVGFKVRQNLSFTDIFPFTKSPREAQTKLIQAVESRGVYILEAPMGIGKTEAALYATYKALSQGATTGIYFALPTQLTSDKIYDRMNNFLEKVLTEDCKFRSLLLHSSAWLRDTELGEEGMPGKGWFNSSKRGLLAPFAVGTIDQALMGVMNVKHGFVRTFGLAGKVVILDEVHSYDCYTGTIMDKLVQVLQALQCTVIILSATLTAERRADLLGQKSNETSYPLVSALPKKSASFYLPVKHIDSATVSVCVKNDFKEALEEAIIRAERGEQVLWIENIVAESQDRFKIIAARAQECVVKIECGLLHSRFLRTDRKRNEEKWVNTFGKDGYDKRRECGRILVGTQVLEQSLDIDADFLITRICPTDMLFQRIGRLWRHREADELRPNTAKREVWILAPSLKDNYNNLNIWGKSEKVYMPYILYRSLDVWQKKQQVSLPKDIRPMLEATYAEQQEFGILNKCKADVEANRVKLAGLARIGLSTAGQTLPESKASTRYSETESCEVLLIRKKYSNETGITLVLLNGKKLLLPQNVKRKDHREWRSLAAELQQNVVLVPAHLAPSTSPHQIQWLKDFVYLGDRDESPFRVAIVREDGTLCGIDQGIALQSYELTYSEIYGYGARKNNNNDTPNDLW
- the casA gene encoding type I-E CRISPR-associated protein Cse1/CasA, with amino-acid sequence MDNKFNLVDEKWIPIANYGLVSLADVFSQSHFIALGGNPIQKIALTKLLLAIAQAAYTPEDDEDWIHIGTQGMAEKALSYLKKKKDCFWLYGVKPFLQMPSIVKATKQSYGAVSASVATGNTTVLVQSQIEQNLTDAEKAILIVELCNFALGGKKTDNSIVLSPGYTEKSNEKGKSSAGKPGPALGFMGFLHNFLIGESILESLWFNLIPKNQIISAPHLTKGIGIAPWEGMPQGEDCEKAKELKTTYLGRLVPLCRFVLLANDGLHYSEGIFYPGYAQGGFDLSTGVDFSTAKARVLWVDTEKRPWRQLTSLLAFLANEKKGSFDCYQLRFGLSRVRNTQCKLGIWSGGLCVSSNAGEQYASGTDDFVESEFFLETAWLGESWFLQLKSEMAIIESLAKNVYGSTMGFYKHQFAEGKDQATQAANLFWQLAEQHFQELINACGSDTAESLRPKYAQIALKAYDTYCPKNTARQLDAWAANRPQLGKYFSKVTS
- the casB gene encoding type I-E CRISPR-associated protein Cse2/CasB, producing the protein MLIENNSNKNSRSAAFVAYVIKRLKKDNAFGAALRRADNPDTEIQGWEYLVSWCDLDNTIERTCFATVAAGLARAKQSIDTPSSIGSAIARSYKDGNQDDSAKRKLRHLLACNTGVEACHWVRPLLRLAESRGVRINFGLLLNDLLYFSPKVKERWAMDFYGRKEDKDDSLDA